The following are encoded together in the Prionailurus viverrinus isolate Anna chromosome B3, UM_Priviv_1.0, whole genome shotgun sequence genome:
- the DHRS7 gene encoding dehydrogenase/reductase SDR family member 7, with protein sequence MSWELLLWLLALCALLALVVQLLRFLRADGDLTLLWAEWQGRRPEWELTDMVVWVTGASSGIGEELVYQLSKLGVSLVLSARRVQELERVKRRCLENGNLKDKDILVLPLDLTDRSSHEAATKMVLQEFGKIDILVNNAGRSQRSLFVETSLDVFKELIEVNYLGTLSLTMCVLPHMIERKQGKIVTVNSLLGIISAPLSSGYCASKHALRGFFNCLRTELATYPGIVVSNICPGPVQSNIVKNALSEEVTKSVGIDVAQSHKMATSRCVRLMLISMANDLKEVWIADHPFLLMAYLWQYMPTWAWWLTNILGKKRIENFKKGLDADASYFKTWKTKHD encoded by the exons ATGAGCTGGGAGTTGCTGCTCTGGCTGCTGGCGCTGTGCGCGCTTCTTGCGCTCGTGGTGCAGCTGCTGCGCTTCCTGCGGGCGGATGGCGACCTGACCCTGCTGTGGGCCGAGTGGCAGGGACGACGCCCAG AATGGGAGCTGACCGATATGGTAGTATGGGTGACTGGAGCATCCAGCGGGATCGGTGAAGAGCTGGTTTACCAGCTGTCTAAACTAGGAGTCTCCCTTGTGCTGTCAGCCAGAAGAGTGCAGGAGCTGGAAAGGGTGAAGAGAAGGTGCCTTG aGAATGGcaatttaaaagacaaagatatacTCGTTTTGCCACTTGACCTGACTGACAGAAGTTCCCATGAGGCGGCTACCAAAATGGTCCTCCAGGAGTTTGGTAAA ATCGACATTCTGGTCAACAATGCTGGAAGATCTCAGCGTTCTTTGTTTGTGGAGACCAGCCTGGATGTCTTCAAGGAGCTAATAGAGGTTAACTACTTAGGGACGCTGTCCTTGACAATGTGTGTTCTGCCTCACATGATCGAGAGGAAACAAGGAAAGATTGTTACTGTGAATAGCCTCCTGGGTATCATATCTGCGCCCCTTTCTAGTGGATATTGTGCCAGCAAACATGCTCTCCGG ggtttttttaattgcCTCCGTACTGAACTTGCTACATACCCAGGTATAGTAGTTTCTAACATTTGTCCAGGACCTGTGCAGTCAAATATTGTGAAGAATGCCCTGTCTGAAGAAGTCACAAAG tCTGTAGGCATTGATGTAGCCCAGTCCCACAAGATGGCGACCAGTCGTTGTGTGCGGCTGATGTTAATCAGCATGGCCAATGATTTGAAAGAAGTTTGGATTGCGGATCACCCTTTTTTATTAATGGCATATTTGTGGCAATATATGCCAACCTGGGCCTGGTGGCTGACCAACATATTAGGGAAGAAACGAATTGAGAACTTTAAGAAGGGTTTG